The Callithrix jacchus isolate 240 chromosome X, calJac240_pri, whole genome shotgun sequence genome contains a region encoding:
- the LOC108587753 gene encoding uncharacterized protein LOC108587753 isoform X6 → MRSDKVNQAARRHRRKRSRSRKSKRRYYSTTRQDASVTNNVCEEKVKNGQPTPDNVFPTVPSALINMVAAGISSLGFGDQYAAVTHNIHEEKMNNGQPAPHTVFSTAPPGLDATVTQNVHEQKMENGQPQTDKVLSTVPLCLGHMTAAGIPSMSIRDLYATVTHNINEERMKNGQPQHDATITHSVHEQKMGYVQPAPDNVLLTLQPGLINMAATGISSMSTRDLDATKTYNVLKEKMEKGEPQHGNISSTAPIGLTNVAGAAIPAMSTDGLYATVSHNVHEQRMENDQPQQDNVWLNILAWFINMAGAGIPAMSTRDLYGTISHNVHEEKMENGPSQTGFTIAQNVCEEKIKSDKTTPHEFLSTITAGLRNFTEADAAFTHNVREEKINHRQSAPDNLLSVAPPGLGNLAAGISSTRTRDLCATVTQNVHKEKMRNMQPTPNNVLSTVLPEHPYLATAGLPAMSTRDRYSTITHNVREEKIKNAQTAPNNVFSAIPPARINMAAAGVSSMSTRDQYAAVTRNVCEEKINNRLPAPDNVLSTALPGLGNLAAAGVSSTGTRDLYAAVTHKILEETINNGQSAPDNLLSTAPPGLGNMTATGLSSTRTRDLYATITQNVCKEKMENNQPTPNKVLSTVLQGLPYLETAGLPAMSTRNQCMFAYSFGLSYLVFIGMLSVLNGRR, encoded by the exons ATGAGGAGTGACAAAGTAAATCAGGCTGCAAGAAGGCATCGAAGGAAAAGGAGTCGTTCCAGAAAATCCAAGAGACGCTATTATTCTACGACAAGGCAGG ATGCTAGCGTCACTAACAATGTCTgtgaagaaaaggttaaaaatggCCAACCAACACCCGATAATGTCTTTCCAACTGTTCCATCAGCGCTTATTAATATGGTAGCAGCTGGTATTTCATCCCTGGGTTTCGGCGATCAGT atgctgcagtgacTCACAACATCCATGAAGAGAAGATGAATAACGGCCAACCAGCACCTCATACTGTCTtttcaactgctccaccaggtcttg atgctactgtcactcaaaatgtccatgaacagaagatggaaaatggccaACCCCAAACTGATAAAGTCTTGTCAACTGTTCCACTATGCCTTGGTCATATGACTGCAGCTGGTATTCCATCCATGAGTAtcagggatctgt atgctaccgTCACTCACAATATCAatgaagagagaatgaaaaatggcCAGCCCCAACATg ACGCTACAATCACTCACAGCGTCCATGAACAGAAGATGGGATATGTCCAACCAGCACCTGACAACGTGTTGTTGACTCTTCAGCCAGgacttattaatatggcagcCACTGGTatttcatccatgagtaccagggatctgg atgctaccaAAACTTATAATGTCCTTaaggagaagatggaaaaggGCGAACCCCAACATGGCAACATCTCATCAACTGCTCCAATAGGACTTACTAATGTGGCAGGAGCTGCTATTCCAGCCATGAGTACCGATGGTCTGT ATGCCACCGTCAGTCACAATGTCCATGAACAGAGGATGGAAAATGACCAACCACAACAGGATAACGTCTGGCTAAATATTCTAGCATGGTTTATTAATATGGCAGGAGCTGGTATTCCAGcaatgagtaccagggatctgt atggTACCATCTCTCACAATGTAcatgaagagaagatggaaaatggcccATCCCAAACTG GTTTTACCATTGCTCAAAATGTctgtgaagaaaagataaaaagtgacAAAACAACACCTCATGAATTCTTGTCAACTATTACAGCAGGGCTTAGGAATTTCACAGAAGCAG ATGCTGCATTCACTCACAACGTCCGTGAAGAGAAGATAAATCACCGCCAATCAGCACCTGATAACCTCTTATCAGTTGCTCCACCAGGGCTTGGTAATTtggcagctggaatttcatccacgaggaccagagatctgt gtGCTACTGTCACTCAAAATGTCCACaaagagaagatgagaaatatgcaaccaacacctaataacgtcttgtcaactgttctaCCAGAACatccttatttggcaacagcaggtctcccagccatgagcaccagggatcggt attctaccatcactcacaatgtccgtgaggagaagattaaaaatgcccaaaCGGCACCCAATAATGTCTTCTCAGCTATTCCACCAGCAcgtattaatatggcagcagctggtgtttcatccatgagtaccagggatcagt ATGCTGCGGTCACTCGCAACGTCTGtgaagagaagataaataacCGCCTACCAGCACCTGATAACGTCTTGTCAACGGCTCTACCAGGACTTGGTAATTTGGCAGCAGCTGGAGTTTCATCCACGGggaccagagatctgt atgctgcagtcactcatAAAATCCTTGAAGAGACGATAAATAACGGCCAATCAGCACCTGATAACCtcttgtcaactgctccaccaggtcttggtaatatgACAGCAACTGGACTTTCATCTACgaggaccagagatctgt atgctaccatcactcaaaatgtctgcaaagagaagatggaaaataaccaaccaacacctaataaggtcttgtcaactgttctccaaggacttccttatttggaaacagctggtctcccagccatgagcaccaggaatcagtgtatgtttgcttattcatttggactatcctacctggttttcataggcatgcttagtgtcctgaatgggagaaggtga
- the LOC108587753 gene encoding uncharacterized protein LOC108587753 isoform X2 — protein sequence MRSDKVNQAARRHRRKRSRSRKSKRRYYSTTRQDASVTNNVCEEKVKNGQPTPDNVFPTVPSALINMVAAGISSLGFGDQYAAVTHNIHEEKMNNGQPAPHTVFSTAPPGLDATVTQNVHEQKMENGQPQTDKVLSTVPLCLGHMTAAGIPSMSIRDLYSTVPQNVCEEKIENEQMAPDRFLSSVIEGLINFAGAGIPPLSTGDQHATVTHNINEERMKNGQPQHDATITHSVHEQKMGYVQPAPDNVLLTLQPGLINMAATGISSMSTRDLDATKTYNVLKEKMEKGEPQHGNISSTAPIGLTNVAGAAIPAMSTDGLYATVSHNVHEQRMENDQPQQDNVWLNILAWFINMAGAGIPAMSTRDLYGTISHNVHEEKMENGPSQTGFTIAQNVCEEKIKSDKTTPHEFLSTITAGLRNFTEADAAFTHNVREEKINHRQSAPDNLLSVAPPGLGNLAAGISSTRTRDLCATVTQNVHKEKMRNMQPTPNNVLSTVLPEHPYLATAGLPAMSTRDRYSTITHNVREEKIKNAQTAPNNVFSAIPPARINMAAAGVSSMSTRDQYAAVTRNVCEEKINNRLPAPDNVLSTALPGLGNLAAAGVSSTGTRDLYAAVTHKILEETINNGQSAPDNLLSTAPPGLGNMTATGLSSTRTRDLYATITQNVCKEKMENNQPTPNKVLSTVLQGLPYLETAGLPAMSTRNQCMFAYSFGLSYLVFIGMLSVLNGRR from the exons ATGAGGAGTGACAAAGTAAATCAGGCTGCAAGAAGGCATCGAAGGAAAAGGAGTCGTTCCAGAAAATCCAAGAGACGCTATTATTCTACGACAAGGCAGG ATGCTAGCGTCACTAACAATGTCTgtgaagaaaaggttaaaaatggCCAACCAACACCCGATAATGTCTTTCCAACTGTTCCATCAGCGCTTATTAATATGGTAGCAGCTGGTATTTCATCCCTGGGTTTCGGCGATCAGT atgctgcagtgacTCACAACATCCATGAAGAGAAGATGAATAACGGCCAACCAGCACCTCATACTGTCTtttcaactgctccaccaggtcttg atgctactgtcactcaaaatgtccatgaacagaagatggaaaatggccaACCCCAAACTGATAAAGTCTTGTCAACTGTTCCACTATGCCTTGGTCATATGACTGCAGCTGGTATTCCATCCATGAGTAtcagggatctgt attctACTGTTCCTCAGAATGTCTGTGAAGAGaagatagaaaatgaacaaatggcaCCTGATAGATTCTTGTCAAGTGTTATAGAAGGGCTTATAAATTTCGCAGGGGCTGGTATTCCACCCCTGAGTACTGGGGATCAGC atgctaccgTCACTCACAATATCAatgaagagagaatgaaaaatggcCAGCCCCAACATg ACGCTACAATCACTCACAGCGTCCATGAACAGAAGATGGGATATGTCCAACCAGCACCTGACAACGTGTTGTTGACTCTTCAGCCAGgacttattaatatggcagcCACTGGTatttcatccatgagtaccagggatctgg atgctaccaAAACTTATAATGTCCTTaaggagaagatggaaaaggGCGAACCCCAACATGGCAACATCTCATCAACTGCTCCAATAGGACTTACTAATGTGGCAGGAGCTGCTATTCCAGCCATGAGTACCGATGGTCTGT ATGCCACCGTCAGTCACAATGTCCATGAACAGAGGATGGAAAATGACCAACCACAACAGGATAACGTCTGGCTAAATATTCTAGCATGGTTTATTAATATGGCAGGAGCTGGTATTCCAGcaatgagtaccagggatctgt atggTACCATCTCTCACAATGTAcatgaagagaagatggaaaatggcccATCCCAAACTG GTTTTACCATTGCTCAAAATGTctgtgaagaaaagataaaaagtgacAAAACAACACCTCATGAATTCTTGTCAACTATTACAGCAGGGCTTAGGAATTTCACAGAAGCAG ATGCTGCATTCACTCACAACGTCCGTGAAGAGAAGATAAATCACCGCCAATCAGCACCTGATAACCTCTTATCAGTTGCTCCACCAGGGCTTGGTAATTtggcagctggaatttcatccacgaggaccagagatctgt gtGCTACTGTCACTCAAAATGTCCACaaagagaagatgagaaatatgcaaccaacacctaataacgtcttgtcaactgttctaCCAGAACatccttatttggcaacagcaggtctcccagccatgagcaccagggatcggt attctaccatcactcacaatgtccgtgaggagaagattaaaaatgcccaaaCGGCACCCAATAATGTCTTCTCAGCTATTCCACCAGCAcgtattaatatggcagcagctggtgtttcatccatgagtaccagggatcagt ATGCTGCGGTCACTCGCAACGTCTGtgaagagaagataaataacCGCCTACCAGCACCTGATAACGTCTTGTCAACGGCTCTACCAGGACTTGGTAATTTGGCAGCAGCTGGAGTTTCATCCACGGggaccagagatctgt atgctgcagtcactcatAAAATCCTTGAAGAGACGATAAATAACGGCCAATCAGCACCTGATAACCtcttgtcaactgctccaccaggtcttggtaatatgACAGCAACTGGACTTTCATCTACgaggaccagagatctgt atgctaccatcactcaaaatgtctgcaaagagaagatggaaaataaccaaccaacacctaataaggtcttgtcaactgttctccaaggacttccttatttggaaacagctggtctcccagccatgagcaccaggaatcagtgtatgtttgcttattcatttggactatcctacctggttttcataggcatgcttagtgtcctgaatgggagaaggtga
- the LOC108587753 gene encoding uncharacterized protein LOC108587753 isoform X1 — MRSDKVNQAARRHRRKRSRSRKSKRRYYSTTRQDASVTNNVCEEKVKNGQPTPDNVFPTVPSALINMVAAGISSLGFGDQYAAVTHNIHEEKMNNGQPAPHTVFSTAPPGLGNLAAPRISSTRTRDLYATVTQNVHEQKMENGQPQTDKVLSTVPLCLGHMTAAGIPSMSIRDLYSTVPQNVCEEKIENEQMAPDRFLSSVIEGLINFAGAGIPPLSTGDQHATVTHNINEERMKNGQPQHDATITHSVHEQKMGYVQPAPDNVLLTLQPGLINMAATGISSMSTRDLDATKTYNVLKEKMEKGEPQHGNISSTAPIGLTNVAGAAIPAMSTDGLYATVSHNVHEQRMENDQPQQDNVWLNILAWFINMAGAGIPAMSTRDLYGTISHNVHEEKMENGPSQTGFTIAQNVCEEKIKSDKTTPHEFLSTITAGLRNFTEADAAFTHNVREEKINHRQSAPDNLLSVAPPGLGNLAAGISSTRTRDLCATVTQNVHKEKMRNMQPTPNNVLSTVLPEHPYLATAGLPAMSTRDRYSTITHNVREEKIKNAQTAPNNVFSAIPPARINMAAAGVSSMSTRDQYAAVTRNVCEEKINNRLPAPDNVLSTALPGLGNLAAAGVSSTGTRDLYAAVTHKILEETINNGQSAPDNLLSTAPPGLGNMTATGLSSTRTRDLYATITQNVCKEKMENNQPTPNKVLSTVLQGLPYLETAGLPAMSTRNQCMFAYSFGLSYLVFIGMLSVLNGRR, encoded by the exons ATGAGGAGTGACAAAGTAAATCAGGCTGCAAGAAGGCATCGAAGGAAAAGGAGTCGTTCCAGAAAATCCAAGAGACGCTATTATTCTACGACAAGGCAGG ATGCTAGCGTCACTAACAATGTCTgtgaagaaaaggttaaaaatggCCAACCAACACCCGATAATGTCTTTCCAACTGTTCCATCAGCGCTTATTAATATGGTAGCAGCTGGTATTTCATCCCTGGGTTTCGGCGATCAGT atgctgcagtgacTCACAACATCCATGAAGAGAAGATGAATAACGGCCAACCAGCACCTCATACTGTCTtttcaactgctccaccaggtcttggtaattTGGCAGCCCCTagaatttcatccacgaggaccagagatctgt atgctactgtcactcaaaatgtccatgaacagaagatggaaaatggccaACCCCAAACTGATAAAGTCTTGTCAACTGTTCCACTATGCCTTGGTCATATGACTGCAGCTGGTATTCCATCCATGAGTAtcagggatctgt attctACTGTTCCTCAGAATGTCTGTGAAGAGaagatagaaaatgaacaaatggcaCCTGATAGATTCTTGTCAAGTGTTATAGAAGGGCTTATAAATTTCGCAGGGGCTGGTATTCCACCCCTGAGTACTGGGGATCAGC atgctaccgTCACTCACAATATCAatgaagagagaatgaaaaatggcCAGCCCCAACATg ACGCTACAATCACTCACAGCGTCCATGAACAGAAGATGGGATATGTCCAACCAGCACCTGACAACGTGTTGTTGACTCTTCAGCCAGgacttattaatatggcagcCACTGGTatttcatccatgagtaccagggatctgg atgctaccaAAACTTATAATGTCCTTaaggagaagatggaaaaggGCGAACCCCAACATGGCAACATCTCATCAACTGCTCCAATAGGACTTACTAATGTGGCAGGAGCTGCTATTCCAGCCATGAGTACCGATGGTCTGT ATGCCACCGTCAGTCACAATGTCCATGAACAGAGGATGGAAAATGACCAACCACAACAGGATAACGTCTGGCTAAATATTCTAGCATGGTTTATTAATATGGCAGGAGCTGGTATTCCAGcaatgagtaccagggatctgt atggTACCATCTCTCACAATGTAcatgaagagaagatggaaaatggcccATCCCAAACTG GTTTTACCATTGCTCAAAATGTctgtgaagaaaagataaaaagtgacAAAACAACACCTCATGAATTCTTGTCAACTATTACAGCAGGGCTTAGGAATTTCACAGAAGCAG ATGCTGCATTCACTCACAACGTCCGTGAAGAGAAGATAAATCACCGCCAATCAGCACCTGATAACCTCTTATCAGTTGCTCCACCAGGGCTTGGTAATTtggcagctggaatttcatccacgaggaccagagatctgt gtGCTACTGTCACTCAAAATGTCCACaaagagaagatgagaaatatgcaaccaacacctaataacgtcttgtcaactgttctaCCAGAACatccttatttggcaacagcaggtctcccagccatgagcaccagggatcggt attctaccatcactcacaatgtccgtgaggagaagattaaaaatgcccaaaCGGCACCCAATAATGTCTTCTCAGCTATTCCACCAGCAcgtattaatatggcagcagctggtgtttcatccatgagtaccagggatcagt ATGCTGCGGTCACTCGCAACGTCTGtgaagagaagataaataacCGCCTACCAGCACCTGATAACGTCTTGTCAACGGCTCTACCAGGACTTGGTAATTTGGCAGCAGCTGGAGTTTCATCCACGGggaccagagatctgt atgctgcagtcactcatAAAATCCTTGAAGAGACGATAAATAACGGCCAATCAGCACCTGATAACCtcttgtcaactgctccaccaggtcttggtaatatgACAGCAACTGGACTTTCATCTACgaggaccagagatctgt atgctaccatcactcaaaatgtctgcaaagagaagatggaaaataaccaaccaacacctaataaggtcttgtcaactgttctccaaggacttccttatttggaaacagctggtctcccagccatgagcaccaggaatcagtgtatgtttgcttattcatttggactatcctacctggttttcataggcatgcttagtgtcctgaatgggagaaggtga